In Pedobacter heparinus DSM 2366, the following are encoded in one genomic region:
- a CDS encoding DUF4295 domain-containing protein, which produces MAKKVVATLKTGKGKEYSKVITMTKSPKGAYSFKEVIVHNDHVQDAIAASRK; this is translated from the coding sequence ATGGCAAAAAAGGTAGTTGCAACCCTTAAAACGGGCAAAGGAAAAGAATATTCGAAAGTTATTACAATGACTAAATCACCTAAAGGTGCTTATTCTTTCAAAGAAGTTATTGTTCACAACGATCACGTTCAGGATGCTATCGCTGCATCTAGAAAATAA
- a CDS encoding phage tail sheath family protein, protein MNSAWPYWPVSAANWPDFKEIIVTSGMAKTYKAPGVYVEEIPGLPPSVAQVPTAIPIFIGYTEKAGISTDDPLTSVLINDIPVSEAKRISSLLEYESYFGKTTSGSLSLYPHLQLFFANGGGPCHIVSVGNALETIAIDNLLAGLAMAERYDEPSLLVIPQAVLLHTAAEAYTVYRAALLQAAQLKDRFVLIDCYGDDPQTLRSADGIGPLHLKYGAAYHPYLKTTLHSAVLPPSAAIAGVYAATDRDRGVWKAPANVSLNLVSAPSKQISSRAQDELNVDEVAGKSINVIRTFTGKGVVVWGARTLAGNNNEWRYISISRLFIMVEESCKKALNNFVFEPNDANTWTKVRAMLENYLYDLWQQGALQGAKPEHAFHVSIGLGLSMTALDIQEGRMIVQIGMSAIRPAEFILFRISLAVR, encoded by the coding sequence ATGAACAGTGCATGGCCTTACTGGCCGGTGAGCGCTGCAAACTGGCCTGACTTCAAAGAAATAATCGTAACTTCAGGTATGGCAAAAACGTATAAAGCCCCGGGTGTATATGTAGAAGAAATACCAGGTTTACCTCCATCGGTAGCACAGGTACCTACAGCCATCCCCATATTTATTGGTTATACCGAAAAAGCAGGAATTAGTACAGATGATCCTTTGACATCGGTGCTGATCAATGATATCCCTGTAAGCGAGGCCAAACGCATCAGTTCCTTATTGGAATACGAAAGTTATTTCGGAAAAACAACATCCGGCAGTTTAAGCCTATACCCCCACCTGCAGCTATTTTTCGCGAACGGAGGCGGCCCCTGCCATATCGTCAGCGTTGGAAATGCCCTGGAAACGATTGCTATTGACAACCTGCTTGCAGGCTTGGCAATGGCAGAAAGGTACGACGAACCCAGCCTGCTGGTCATTCCCCAGGCCGTTCTGTTGCACACTGCCGCTGAAGCATACACCGTATACCGGGCGGCATTATTACAGGCTGCCCAACTTAAGGACCGTTTTGTACTGATCGATTGTTATGGAGACGATCCCCAGACCCTGCGCAGCGCAGATGGCATTGGCCCGCTCCATTTAAAATATGGCGCAGCCTACCACCCTTATCTGAAAACTACACTCCATTCGGCTGTCCTTCCCCCATCAGCTGCCATAGCGGGTGTTTATGCGGCTACCGACCGTGACCGGGGTGTGTGGAAAGCACCGGCAAATGTAAGCCTGAACCTGGTATCCGCTCCCTCAAAACAAATCAGCAGCCGGGCACAGGATGAACTTAATGTAGATGAAGTGGCAGGAAAATCGATCAATGTGATCAGGACATTTACCGGTAAAGGCGTAGTAGTATGGGGCGCCAGGACCCTGGCAGGTAACAACAATGAATGGCGTTATATTTCTATAAGCCGCTTGTTTATCATGGTGGAAGAAAGCTGCAAAAAAGCACTCAACAATTTCGTATTTGAACCTAATGATGCCAATACCTGGACAAAGGTACGTGCTATGCTGGAAAATTATCTGTATGACTTATGGCAGCAAGGGGCTTTACAGGGCGCTAAACCTGAACATGCTTTTCATGTATCCATTGGCCTCGGTCTGAGCATGACCGCGCTGGATATCCAGGAAGGAAGGATGATTGTTCAGATTGGCATGTCCGCCATACGACCTGCAGAGTTCATACTGTTCAGGATCAGTCTGGCTGTGCGCTGA
- the rpmG gene encoding 50S ribosomal protein L33, with protein MAKKGNRVQVILECTEHKTSGMPGMSRYISTKNRKNTTERLELKKFNPVLRKVTVHKEIK; from the coding sequence ATGGCAAAAAAAGGTAACAGAGTACAAGTTATTCTAGAGTGTACAGAGCATAAAACTAGCGGCATGCCTGGTATGTCTAGATATATCTCTACTAAAAACCGTAAAAACACTACAGAGCGTTTGGAATTGAAAAAATTTAACCCTGTATTGAGAAAAGTAACGGTACACAAAGAAATTAAGTAA
- a CDS encoding acyl-CoA thioesterase: protein MTQTPQSEPTDYKPVSFSQTVLTELMIPAYSNFGGKIHGGILLSLMDKVAYVCAAKHAGNYCVTASIDTVNFLEPVEVGELVSLMASINYVGNTSLVVGIRVISENVKTNTIKHTNTCYFTMVAKDEKNVTVQVPGLILENHDQVRRFIEAKSRKDIRRSYNKELEQVSIPEKDEQCMALLAGERCKLA, encoded by the coding sequence ATGACCCAAACCCCTCAATCTGAACCAACAGACTATAAACCGGTAAGCTTTTCACAGACCGTACTTACAGAACTGATGATCCCCGCCTACTCCAATTTCGGCGGAAAAATACATGGTGGGATCCTGCTGTCGCTAATGGACAAAGTGGCTTACGTTTGCGCAGCCAAACATGCAGGCAATTATTGTGTTACAGCTTCTATAGATACGGTCAATTTTCTGGAACCTGTAGAAGTGGGCGAACTCGTCTCACTCATGGCTTCCATTAACTATGTGGGCAACACTTCACTGGTGGTGGGCATCAGGGTAATTTCCGAAAATGTGAAAACCAACACCATCAAACATACCAATACCTGTTACTTTACCATGGTGGCCAAAGACGAGAAAAATGTAACCGTACAGGTACCCGGATTGATACTGGAGAACCACGACCAGGTAAGGCGCTTTATTGAGGCCAAAAGCCGTAAAGACATCCGACGCAGTTACAACAAAGAACTGGAACAGGTCAGCATTCCTGAAAAAGATGAACAGTGCATGGCCTTACTGGCCGGTGAGCGCTGCAAACTGGCCTGA
- the surE gene encoding 5'/3'-nucleotidase SurE, with the protein MKKQNSRPNILVVNDDGITAPGIKNLIDVMTELGNVVVVAPDGPQSGMGHAITIGKPLRFDAVDLYPGVEMYKCSGTPVDCVKLAVNKIFKGKKPDLCVSGINHGLNNSINVIYSGTMSAAVEGAIENIPSIGFSLDDFSQQADFSHCKKYIKVIAEQVLAHGLPAATLLNVNFPKGDGLKGIKICRQANAKWAEEFDERKDPYERPYYWLTGVFQNYDKGEDTDVWALEHGFVSVVPVQFDLTAHHAIPVLNTWDFDAVDAKPETKAAGRTPAPDGLSLG; encoded by the coding sequence ATGAAAAAGCAAAATTCGAGACCCAATATTTTAGTAGTGAACGATGATGGCATTACCGCTCCGGGAATTAAAAACCTGATAGATGTAATGACAGAACTGGGCAATGTGGTGGTTGTGGCGCCTGATGGGCCTCAGTCTGGCATGGGCCATGCCATTACGATCGGTAAACCATTGCGTTTTGATGCAGTAGATTTGTACCCCGGTGTAGAGATGTACAAATGTTCGGGTACCCCGGTAGATTGCGTGAAGCTGGCCGTTAACAAGATCTTTAAGGGTAAAAAGCCCGATCTTTGCGTTTCGGGGATTAACCACGGTTTAAACAATTCCATTAATGTGATTTACTCAGGCACCATGTCGGCCGCCGTAGAAGGGGCTATAGAAAATATTCCTTCTATTGGGTTTTCACTGGATGATTTTTCTCAGCAGGCCGATTTCAGCCATTGCAAAAAATACATTAAGGTCATTGCAGAACAGGTGCTGGCGCATGGGCTGCCTGCTGCAACGCTGCTGAACGTAAATTTCCCAAAAGGGGATGGCTTGAAGGGCATAAAGATCTGCCGGCAGGCCAATGCGAAATGGGCTGAAGAGTTTGATGAGCGTAAAGACCCGTACGAACGCCCGTATTATTGGCTAACAGGTGTTTTTCAGAACTATGATAAAGGTGAGGATACCGATGTATGGGCTTTGGAGCATGGTTTTGTATCGGTAGTGCCGGTACAGTTCGACCTTACTGCACACCATGCCATCCCGGTATTGAACACCTGGGATTTTGATGCAGTGGATGCTAAGCCAGAAACAAAGGCTGCAGGCAGAACCCCTGCACCCGACGGATTATCATTAGGTTAA
- a CDS encoding M16 family metallopeptidase: MKHKLLLLVCLLITGTSLMAQSTYQWKTASSGGYTYKYVTNDPTKSRFYTLKNGLTVVLSPNPKEPIIEFRLAVRAGSNTDPRTATGLAHYLEHLLFKGTDKFGTMDFVKEKPLLDKIDALYEQYHETTDPAKRKEIYAQIDKTSGEASNYAIANEYDKMMKAIGGQSTNAHTWYEETVYNEDFPSNATDQFLALQAERFRNPIFRIFHTELEAVYEEKNRGLDNDGWKVNEQTGALLFPTHNYGQQTTIGTVEHLKNPSLLEIRKYYNKYYVPNNMVIALAGDLNPDEMIKKVDKAFAYMKAKPFELYNPAPEKPLTQVQKIDIYGPSAESVRMSYRGYAQNTTQSMLLDLISSILSNGKAGLLDINLNKQQKVLSSSAGYQQMKDYGIFTLIAQPKQGQSLEEAQKLLLQQLDILKKGDFDESLIKATVANSKLGLLEAFDKNSFRVESVTNEFILNRAENWDKSLNALDAMAKITKKQVIDFANQFFKDNYVIAFKHKGEDKSIQKVEKPVITPVNTNAGETSEFTKNLLAMQVKPIAPKFLDYKKDLNFGKAGIADVIAVQNKDNSIFNLTYRFDIGAWNYRLQPYAASYLAFLSTDKYTAEEISKQFYNIACSYSFNVSNEVASINISGLQENFDQAVSLVEHIFANCKPNEQALTELKSRILKSRENNKLNKASILSGLTTYAQYGASNPFNYTLSNEEIKNITSDQLVYILHNINNYKHTITYYGPQTLAAFTAGISKLHNLPKEFTPEAPAKKFSYAAENGNKVYFADYDMVQSEIRWVRNGGPYNQAWAPKINLFNSYFGGGMGSVVFQTIRESKALAYSTFAVFSSPDKKEKNYTMVAYVGSQADKMNDAVKGMNELLNTLPRTDKAFDASRYNALNAIETSRITKNDIIGAYFSDKKLGFDHDSRMDVYQGLKPLTFGDIKTFHENNVANKAYNYCIVASEKNVKMEDLQKFGTVTKLSLEQIFGY; encoded by the coding sequence ATGAAACACAAATTATTATTGCTTGTCTGTTTGCTGATAACAGGTACAAGCCTGATGGCGCAGTCCACTTATCAATGGAAAACAGCCTCTTCCGGTGGTTACACTTATAAATACGTAACCAACGACCCTACAAAATCCCGTTTCTATACTTTAAAAAATGGACTTACGGTTGTTTTATCACCAAACCCCAAAGAGCCGATTATTGAATTCCGCCTGGCCGTAAGGGCCGGCAGCAATACCGATCCGCGTACAGCCACCGGCCTGGCCCATTACCTGGAGCACCTGCTGTTTAAAGGCACCGATAAATTTGGCACAATGGACTTTGTCAAAGAAAAACCCCTGCTGGACAAGATAGATGCTTTGTACGAACAGTACCACGAAACCACAGATCCGGCAAAACGCAAGGAAATCTATGCCCAGATCGATAAAACATCAGGAGAAGCCTCTAACTACGCTATCGCCAACGAATACGATAAAATGATGAAGGCCATTGGCGGCCAGAGCACCAATGCCCATACCTGGTACGAAGAAACCGTTTACAATGAAGATTTTCCTTCAAATGCGACCGATCAGTTCCTGGCCCTGCAGGCAGAACGCTTCCGCAATCCCATTTTCCGTATTTTCCATACGGAACTGGAAGCAGTATATGAAGAAAAAAACCGGGGGCTCGACAATGATGGCTGGAAAGTAAACGAACAAACCGGAGCCCTGCTGTTCCCCACACATAATTACGGGCAGCAAACCACCATCGGTACTGTTGAGCACCTGAAGAATCCCTCCTTACTGGAAATCAGAAAATATTACAACAAATATTACGTACCCAACAATATGGTCATTGCACTTGCCGGCGACCTTAACCCCGACGAGATGATCAAAAAAGTAGATAAGGCCTTTGCTTACATGAAAGCCAAACCATTTGAGCTGTACAATCCGGCACCTGAAAAACCACTTACGCAGGTGCAAAAAATAGACATTTATGGGCCAAGCGCCGAAAGTGTAAGGATGTCGTACAGGGGTTATGCACAAAATACAACCCAAAGCATGCTGCTCGACCTGATCTCGAGCATCCTATCTAATGGAAAAGCGGGACTGCTCGACATCAACTTAAACAAACAGCAAAAAGTCTTGAGCTCAAGCGCAGGTTACCAGCAGATGAAAGATTATGGCATTTTCACACTTATTGCACAACCTAAACAAGGCCAGAGCCTGGAAGAAGCCCAAAAGTTATTGCTGCAACAATTGGACATCCTTAAAAAGGGAGATTTTGATGAAAGCCTGATCAAAGCTACGGTAGCCAACAGCAAGCTGGGCTTACTGGAAGCTTTTGACAAGAACAGTTTCCGGGTAGAATCTGTAACCAATGAATTTATCCTGAACCGTGCCGAAAACTGGGACAAATCTTTAAATGCCCTGGATGCCATGGCCAAAATAACCAAAAAGCAGGTGATAGATTTTGCCAACCAGTTTTTTAAAGACAACTATGTAATAGCCTTTAAGCACAAAGGCGAAGACAAGAGTATACAGAAGGTAGAAAAACCGGTCATCACACCAGTAAACACCAATGCCGGCGAGACCTCTGAATTCACTAAAAACCTGCTGGCCATGCAGGTAAAACCCATTGCGCCTAAATTTTTAGATTATAAAAAAGACCTGAACTTTGGAAAGGCCGGCATTGCCGATGTAATTGCCGTACAAAACAAGGACAACAGTATTTTTAACCTGACCTACCGTTTTGATATTGGTGCCTGGAACTATAGGCTACAACCTTATGCAGCCTCGTACCTTGCTTTTTTAAGTACCGACAAATACACCGCAGAAGAGATCAGCAAACAGTTTTATAACATCGCCTGCAGTTATTCCTTTAATGTGAGCAATGAGGTGGCCAGTATCAACATCAGCGGTCTGCAGGAAAATTTTGATCAGGCCGTAAGTCTGGTTGAACATATTTTTGCCAACTGCAAACCCAATGAGCAGGCCCTGACAGAACTGAAAAGCCGCATCTTAAAATCAAGGGAAAACAACAAGCTCAATAAAGCCTCTATTTTAAGTGGCCTAACCACTTATGCACAGTATGGCGCCAGCAATCCCTTCAACTATACCCTAAGCAACGAAGAAATAAAGAACATAACTTCAGATCAGCTGGTCTATATATTGCACAACATCAACAACTACAAGCATACCATTACATATTACGGACCACAAACACTGGCTGCTTTTACTGCGGGCATCAGTAAACTACACAATTTACCCAAAGAATTTACACCCGAAGCCCCTGCTAAAAAATTCAGCTATGCGGCCGAAAATGGCAACAAGGTATATTTTGCCGATTATGACATGGTGCAGTCGGAAATCCGCTGGGTACGCAACGGCGGGCCTTATAACCAGGCATGGGCACCAAAAATAAACTTATTTAACAGCTATTTTGGAGGTGGTATGGGTTCTGTGGTATTCCAGACCATCCGTGAATCAAAAGCCCTGGCCTACTCTACTTTTGCTGTATTTTCTTCACCGGATAAAAAAGAGAAAAATTACACCATGGTGGCTTATGTAGGCAGCCAGGCCGACAAAATGAATGATGCCGTTAAAGGCATGAACGAACTACTGAATACCTTACCACGAACAGACAAGGCTTTTGATGCTTCAAGATACAATGCGCTGAATGCCATTGAAACCAGCCGGATTACCAAAAACGACATTATTGGCGCTTACTTTTCCGATAAGAAACTGGGCTTTGACCATGATTCGAGAATGGATGTATACCAGGGTTTAAAACCCCTTACATTTGGGGACATAAAAACCTTTCATGAAAACAATGTAGCCAACAAGGCCTATAATTATTGCATTGTTGCTTCAGAGAAGAACGTAAAGATGGAAGACCTGCAGAAATTTGGCACTGTGACCAAGCTGAGCCTGGAACAGATATTTGGTTATTAA
- a CDS encoding helix-turn-helix domain-containing protein, whose product MNNIDRLLDYLHKMFPLSAGFWNDLQPMMTEKVKKDKHLFLKPGQLANKAWQLISGFIVVIREGNEGEEIVERIYQPLQIVTDLDSFFEQIPIRFKFVAVGDVTVLEINRADVMQLQQYPETNKLVQHIIFLDKQAADHLVQMLRLPVKERVKLFLEKYKISGLPARYCASMLNLSETEYLENKAALQPLTEPQDTTSDAAHANDTAYKIKAYLMENYTQSNLGDTYEIAKQFNTSTRTLNRLFVKTFGLTVSKFIVKLRMAKAMELLKQPGLTVGQIALTAGYKNIFHFSKVFKMYYGYPPKMGTKR is encoded by the coding sequence ATGAACAACATTGACCGTCTATTAGACTATTTACACAAAATGTTTCCCCTTTCGGCTGGCTTTTGGAACGACCTGCAGCCTATGATGACCGAAAAAGTTAAAAAAGACAAGCACTTATTTTTAAAACCCGGCCAGCTGGCCAATAAAGCCTGGCAGCTGATCAGCGGATTTATTGTAGTGATCAGGGAAGGTAACGAAGGTGAGGAAATTGTAGAAAGGATCTATCAGCCACTGCAAATTGTAACCGATCTGGACAGTTTTTTTGAGCAGATACCTATCCGGTTTAAATTTGTTGCTGTAGGCGATGTAACCGTTCTTGAGATCAACAGAGCCGATGTGATGCAGCTGCAACAATATCCTGAAACCAATAAACTGGTACAGCATATCATTTTTCTGGACAAGCAGGCCGCCGATCACCTGGTACAGATGTTAAGGCTGCCGGTAAAGGAAAGGGTAAAGTTGTTTCTTGAAAAATACAAGATTAGTGGCTTGCCTGCCAGGTACTGCGCCTCTATGCTTAACCTGTCGGAAACGGAATACCTGGAAAATAAAGCTGCGCTTCAGCCGCTGACAGAACCCCAGGATACCACATCCGACGCGGCACATGCAAATGATACGGCCTATAAGATCAAAGCCTATCTCATGGAAAACTATACCCAATCCAATCTGGGCGACACCTACGAAATTGCGAAACAATTTAACACCAGCACCCGCACGCTGAACCGACTCTTTGTAAAAACCTTTGGTCTGACTGTAAGCAAATTTATTGTAAAGCTGCGTATGGCAAAGGCAATGGAATTGCTAAAACAACCCGGGCTTACTGTGGGGCAAATTGCACTTACTGCAGGCTATAAAAATATCTTTCATTTTAGTAAAGTCTTTAAAATGTATTATGGTTATCCACCTAAAATGGGTACGAAACGGTAA
- the lpxB gene encoding lipid-A-disaccharide synthase, with amino-acid sequence MRYYLIAGEASGDLHGANLMKALRAEDGAAEFRYYGGNKMKAVGGVLDKHYSEMAFMGFTEVLLNLRTIFKNIKACKAAVMAYRPDVLILIDFPGFNLKIAEFAKANGMMVCYYISPKVWAWNQKRVLKIKKVVDKMFCILPFEVDFYREWGMEVDYVGNPLLDEIAQFTPDPEFRKKYGLEKELIALLPGSRRQEIERLLPDMLSVTAQFPDHHFVVAAAPSFDEAYYRQFIKTENVTLVFSQTYNLLQVAKAAIVTSGTATLETALFHVPQVVVYRGGAISVAIARALVKIRFISLVNLIMDRAVVTELIQNDCNTGNITVTLKNILQGPVREKMLDDYRELSAKMGTAGASQRTARLILNSMNSAGRMADMPI; translated from the coding sequence ATGAGGTATTATTTAATAGCTGGCGAAGCTTCCGGTGACCTGCACGGGGCCAATTTAATGAAAGCCTTAAGGGCAGAAGACGGGGCTGCCGAATTCAGGTATTATGGCGGCAATAAAATGAAGGCCGTAGGTGGTGTACTCGATAAACATTACTCGGAGATGGCTTTTATGGGCTTTACCGAAGTGCTGCTGAACCTGAGGACCATTTTTAAAAACATTAAGGCCTGCAAAGCTGCAGTAATGGCCTATCGGCCGGATGTACTGATCCTGATCGATTTTCCTGGCTTTAACCTCAAAATAGCTGAATTTGCCAAAGCAAATGGCATGATGGTCTGTTATTACATTTCGCCAAAAGTATGGGCCTGGAACCAGAAAAGGGTACTTAAGATCAAAAAGGTAGTAGATAAAATGTTTTGCATTTTGCCTTTTGAAGTTGATTTTTACCGGGAATGGGGCATGGAGGTTGATTATGTGGGCAATCCTTTACTGGATGAAATTGCCCAGTTTACACCTGATCCCGAATTCCGGAAGAAATACGGACTGGAAAAAGAGCTGATTGCCTTATTGCCCGGCAGCCGCCGGCAGGAGATTGAACGCCTGCTACCGGATATGCTGAGTGTAACGGCACAATTTCCTGATCATCACTTTGTGGTGGCGGCAGCACCCAGTTTTGACGAAGCGTATTACCGGCAGTTTATAAAAACGGAGAATGTAACCCTTGTTTTTTCGCAGACCTATAACCTGCTGCAGGTAGCTAAGGCTGCAATTGTGACTTCGGGAACAGCAACCCTGGAAACGGCCTTGTTCCATGTACCGCAGGTGGTGGTGTACCGCGGCGGTGCAATTTCTGTAGCTATTGCCCGTGCACTGGTCAAAATCAGGTTCATATCGCTGGTTAATTTAATTATGGACAGGGCTGTGGTTACCGAGCTGATCCAGAACGATTGCAATACCGGCAACATTACGGTTACGCTGAAAAATATACTACAGGGGCCCGTAAGGGAAAAGATGCTGGACGATTACCGGGAGCTTTCCGCTAAAATGGGTACTGCCGGAGCTTCTCAGCGCACAGCCAGACTGATCCTGAACAGTATGAACTCTGCAGGTCGTATGGCGGACATGCCAATCTGA
- a CDS encoding sigma-70 family RNA polymerase sigma factor: MLQINQNLSVKNGDERLKQVYDQYGGMLLGYINQVIDNEKIAEEFLVNIFTDIARNYNVWNWDEYNIWSQLLNFARSKLIGFSEMAMAIGLDPQKNSASNKCFTKLSPEQRHVLKEVYYKGRLIQTLAKNENKPEDLIRKTLKEAFDQIRNTCGH; this comes from the coding sequence ATGCTCCAAATCAATCAAAACCTATCTGTTAAAAACGGGGACGAACGCCTGAAACAGGTTTATGACCAATATGGCGGAATGCTGCTGGGTTACATTAACCAGGTTATAGACAATGAGAAAATAGCGGAAGAATTTCTTGTAAACATATTTACAGACATTGCACGCAACTATAATGTATGGAACTGGGACGAATACAATATTTGGAGCCAGTTGTTAAATTTTGCGCGGTCTAAACTCATAGGATTTAGTGAAATGGCTATGGCTATAGGTTTGGATCCTCAAAAAAATAGCGCCAGCAACAAATGCTTTACGAAATTGTCTCCCGAACAAAGGCACGTGCTTAAGGAAGTGTACTATAAAGGCAGACTAATCCAAACCCTTGCAAAAAATGAAAATAAACCCGAAGATTTAATCAGAAAAACCTTGAAAGAGGCTTTCGACCAAATAAGAAATACTTGTGGACATTAA
- the acs gene encoding acetate--CoA ligase, producing MQIKSFEEYQKTYQYSVDYPEQFWEGIANNFQWRKKWNKVLSWNFSEPNIKWFEGAKLNITENCLDRHLAENGDKPAIIWEPNDPQKESITLSYKILHEQVCRFGNVLKKNGVKKGDRVCIYMPMVPELAVAVLACARIGAVHSVVFGGFSAKSIADRINDAECKVVITADGAFRGNKQIQLKEVIDDALIGCPTVERVIVLTHTRMAVSMLKGRDVWWEDEIKLVDTNCPAEEMDAEDLLFILYTSGSTGKPKGVVHTIGGYMVYAGYTFSNVFNYQPDEVFFCTADIGWITGHSYIVYGPLSQGATTLMFEGIPTFPDASRMWQVVEKHKVNILYTAPTAIRSLMSFGEEPLKGIDLSSLRVLGSVGEPINEEAWHWFDENIGKSKCPIVDTWWQTETGGIMISPIAYVTPTKPSFATLPLPGIQPMLVDEQGKEIEGNGVNGNLCIKFPWPGMLRTTYGDHERCKLTYFSTYKDLYFTGDGCLRDEDGYYRITGRVDDVINVSGHRIGTAEVENAINMHAGVVESAVVGYPHDVKGQGIYAFVINPNVHNDEDLTRKDILQTVTRVIGAIAKPDKILFVSGLPKTRSGKIMRRILRKIAEGETSQIGDTSTLLDPAVVTEIIEKAGQLK from the coding sequence ATGCAAATTAAATCATTTGAAGAGTATCAAAAAACCTATCAGTATAGTGTAGATTACCCTGAGCAGTTTTGGGAGGGTATTGCCAATAATTTTCAGTGGAGAAAAAAATGGAATAAAGTGTTGTCCTGGAATTTTTCTGAACCTAATATTAAATGGTTTGAAGGGGCTAAATTAAACATCACTGAAAACTGTTTAGACCGTCACCTCGCAGAAAATGGAGATAAACCAGCCATTATCTGGGAACCAAATGATCCTCAAAAAGAAAGTATTACCTTAAGTTATAAAATATTACATGAGCAGGTTTGCCGTTTTGGCAACGTGCTGAAAAAGAATGGCGTGAAAAAAGGCGACCGGGTATGTATTTACATGCCTATGGTGCCTGAACTGGCTGTTGCTGTACTGGCCTGTGCCCGTATTGGGGCAGTACATTCAGTAGTATTTGGTGGTTTCTCTGCCAAATCTATTGCCGACCGTATCAATGATGCAGAATGTAAAGTGGTTATCACAGCCGATGGTGCATTTAGAGGAAACAAGCAGATTCAGCTGAAAGAAGTAATTGACGATGCCCTGATTGGCTGCCCGACAGTGGAAAGGGTAATCGTTTTAACCCATACCCGTATGGCCGTATCCATGCTGAAAGGACGTGACGTATGGTGGGAAGATGAAATTAAACTGGTAGATACCAATTGCCCGGCTGAAGAAATGGATGCGGAAGACCTGCTGTTCATTTTATATACTTCGGGTTCAACCGGCAAACCTAAGGGGGTGGTACATACCATTGGCGGTTACATGGTATATGCTGGATATACCTTCTCTAACGTATTTAACTATCAGCCGGACGAAGTGTTCTTCTGTACGGCAGATATCGGCTGGATTACCGGCCACTCTTACATTGTATACGGGCCGCTCTCGCAGGGCGCTACCACTTTGATGTTCGAAGGTATCCCTACTTTCCCTGATGCATCGCGCATGTGGCAGGTGGTAGAAAAACATAAAGTAAACATTTTATATACTGCACCAACGGCCATTCGTTCCTTAATGAGCTTTGGTGAAGAACCGCTTAAAGGAATAGACCTGAGCTCTTTAAGGGTATTGGGGTCGGTAGGTGAGCCTATAAATGAAGAGGCATGGCACTGGTTTGACGAGAACATAGGCAAAAGCAAATGTCCGATTGTAGATACCTGGTGGCAAACGGAAACAGGCGGCATTATGATCTCGCCGATCGCTTATGTTACGCCAACCAAACCAAGTTTTGCTACGCTACCTTTGCCGGGTATCCAGCCGATGCTGGTAGATGAGCAGGGTAAGGAAATTGAAGGCAATGGCGTAAATGGAAACCTGTGTATCAAGTTCCCATGGCCTGGCATGCTGCGCACCACTTATGGCGATCATGAGCGTTGCAAGCTAACTTATTTCTCGACCTACAAAGACCTTTATTTTACAGGTGATGGTTGTTTAAGGGACGAGGATGGTTATTATCGCATTACCGGCAGGGTAGATGATGTGATCAACGTATCTGGCCACCGCATTGGTACAGCAGAGGTAGAGAATGCCATCAACATGCATGCCGGTGTGGTAGAAAGTGCAGTGGTAGGTTATCCACATGATGTAAAAGGGCAGGGTATTTATGCTTTCGTAATTAACCCTAATGTCCATAATGATGAAGACCTTACCCGTAAAGATATCCTGCAAACGGTAACCCGGGTTATCGGCGCTATTGCAAAACCGGATAAGATCTTGTTTGTATCGGGTTTGCCTAAAACACGCTCGGGTAAAATCATGCGCCGCATTTTAAGGAAGATCGCTGAAGGCGAAACTTCTCAGATCGGCGATACCTCTACTTTATTGGATCCTGCAGTAGTAACGGAGATCATAGAAAAAGCAGGACAGCTAAAATAA
- the rpmB gene encoding 50S ribosomal protein L28: MSRVCDLTGKMAMAGFNVSHSNVKTKRKFYPNLQLQKFYIPEEDRWITLKVSTSAIKTINKIGITEAINRFVKKGYL, translated from the coding sequence ATGTCAAGAGTTTGTGATTTAACCGGAAAAATGGCAATGGCAGGTTTTAATGTTTCTCACTCAAACGTTAAAACCAAGCGTAAGTTTTATCCCAACCTACAACTTCAGAAATTTTATATTCCTGAAGAAGACCGTTGGATAACACTGAAAGTATCTACTTCAGCAATCAAAACCATTAATAAAATTGGTATTACTGAGGCGATCAACCGTTTCGTGAAAAAAGGATATTTGTAA